In the Nicotiana tabacum cultivar K326 chromosome 16, ASM71507v2, whole genome shotgun sequence genome, one interval contains:
- the LOC107780143 gene encoding dehydrodolichyl diphosphate synthase CPT3-like isoform X3, with translation MDGNRRYAKKKNLLEKDGYRAGFSVLINVLRYCYELGMKQITVYAFSIDNFKRRPEEVQSLMELMQEKIDELIAEESIVNRLGIRIYFRGNLKLLSEPVRSSVEMAMAKTAGNSKAVLSVCVAYTSTDEIARAVQESCEEKQDEIREQDASNTGNYALEQLIGVADIDRHMYMAGVADPDVIIRTSGGTRLSNFLLWQSAHCLLYSPRALWPEISFWHLVLAIIYFQRNYFYVKEKKKQA, from the coding sequence ATGGATGGAAACCGAAGATATGCTAAGAAGAAGAATTTGCTCGAAAAGGATGGCTATCGTGCTGGATTTTCCGTTCTAATAAACGTGCTAAGATACTGTTACGAGCTAGGGATGAAACAGATTACTGTATATGCCTTCAGCATTGATAACTTTAAACGACGCCCTGAAGAAGTTCAATCCCTTATGGAGTTGATGCAAGAGAAGATCGACGAATTGATTGCAGAGGAGAGTATAGTGAACCGCCTTGGTATTAGGATTTATTTTCGAGGAAACCTAAAGCTTTTGAGTGAACCGGTTAGATCATCAGTTGAGATGGCAATGGCAAAGACAGCAGGAAACTCAAAGGCTGTATTATCTGTTTGTGTTGCCTACACTTCAACAGACGAGATAGCACGTGCTGTTCAAGAATCTTGTGAAGAAAAACAGGACGAGATCAGAGAACAAGATGCAAGTAATACTGGAAATTACGCGCTTGAGCAACTTATTGGAGTAGCGGATATTGACAGGCATATGTACATGGCTGGTGTTGCTGATCCTGATGTTATAATCCGTACTTCTGGAGGAACTCGCTTGAGCAACTTTCTTTTGTGGCAGAGCGCACATTGTCTTCTATATTCACCTCGGGCGCTATGGCCTGAGATAAGCTTCTGGCATTTGGTATTGGCAATTATTTACTTTCAGAGGAACTACTTTTATGTGAAGGAGAAAAAGAAACAGGCATAA
- the LOC107780143 gene encoding dehydrodolichyl diphosphate synthase CPT3-like isoform X2, with amino-acid sequence MHTKGPVPSHIAFIMDGNRRYAKKKNLLEKDGYRAGFSVLINVLRYCYELGMKQITVYAFSIDNFKRRPEEVQSLMELMQEKIDELIAEESIVNRLGIRIYFRGNLKLLSEPVRSSVEMAMAKTAGNSKAVLSVCVAYTSTDEIARAVQESCEEKQDEIREQDASNTGNYALEQLIGVADIDRHMYMAGVADPDVIIRTSGGTRLSNFLLWQSAHCLLYSPRALWPEISFWHLVLAIIYFQRNYFYVKEKKKQA; translated from the exons ATGCACACTAAAG GTCCTGTTCCAAGTCATATTGCATTCATTATGGATGGAAACCGAAGATATGCTAAGAAGAAGAATTTGCTCGAAAAGGATGGCTATCGTGCTGGATTTTCCGTTCTAATAAACGTGCTAAGATACTGTTACGAGCTAGGGATGAAACAGATTACTGTATATGCCTTCAGCATTGATAACTTTAAACGACGCCCTGAAGAAGTTCAATCCCTTATGGAGTTGATGCAAGAGAAGATCGACGAATTGATTGCAGAGGAGAGTATAGTGAACCGCCTTGGTATTAGGATTTATTTTCGAGGAAACCTAAAGCTTTTGAGTGAACCGGTTAGATCATCAGTTGAGATGGCAATGGCAAAGACAGCAGGAAACTCAAAGGCTGTATTATCTGTTTGTGTTGCCTACACTTCAACAGACGAGATAGCACGTGCTGTTCAAGAATCTTGTGAAGAAAAACAGGACGAGATCAGAGAACAAGATGCAAGTAATACTGGAAATTACGCGCTTGAGCAACTTATTGGAGTAGCGGATATTGACAGGCATATGTACATGGCTGGTGTTGCTGATCCTGATGTTATAATCCGTACTTCTGGAGGAACTCGCTTGAGCAACTTTCTTTTGTGGCAGAGCGCACATTGTCTTCTATATTCACCTCGGGCGCTATGGCCTGAGATAAGCTTCTGGCATTTGGTATTGGCAATTATTTACTTTCAGAGGAACTACTTTTATGTGAAGGAGAAAAAGAAACAGGCATAA
- the LOC107780143 gene encoding dehydrodolichyl diphosphate synthase CPT3-like isoform X1, which translates to MDMVRENHKKAGLFDNFSSLIRKCIFSVLSIGPVPSHIAFIMDGNRRYAKKKNLLEKDGYRAGFSVLINVLRYCYELGMKQITVYAFSIDNFKRRPEEVQSLMELMQEKIDELIAEESIVNRLGIRIYFRGNLKLLSEPVRSSVEMAMAKTAGNSKAVLSVCVAYTSTDEIARAVQESCEEKQDEIREQDASNTGNYALEQLIGVADIDRHMYMAGVADPDVIIRTSGGTRLSNFLLWQSAHCLLYSPRALWPEISFWHLVLAIIYFQRNYFYVKEKKKQA; encoded by the coding sequence ATGGATATGGTAAGAGAGAACCATAAAAAAGCAGGATTATTTGACAATTTTAGCAGCTTGATTCGCAAATGTATATTTTCTGTGCTTTCGATAGGTCCTGTTCCAAGTCATATTGCATTCATTATGGATGGAAACCGAAGATATGCTAAGAAGAAGAATTTGCTCGAAAAGGATGGCTATCGTGCTGGATTTTCCGTTCTAATAAACGTGCTAAGATACTGTTACGAGCTAGGGATGAAACAGATTACTGTATATGCCTTCAGCATTGATAACTTTAAACGACGCCCTGAAGAAGTTCAATCCCTTATGGAGTTGATGCAAGAGAAGATCGACGAATTGATTGCAGAGGAGAGTATAGTGAACCGCCTTGGTATTAGGATTTATTTTCGAGGAAACCTAAAGCTTTTGAGTGAACCGGTTAGATCATCAGTTGAGATGGCAATGGCAAAGACAGCAGGAAACTCAAAGGCTGTATTATCTGTTTGTGTTGCCTACACTTCAACAGACGAGATAGCACGTGCTGTTCAAGAATCTTGTGAAGAAAAACAGGACGAGATCAGAGAACAAGATGCAAGTAATACTGGAAATTACGCGCTTGAGCAACTTATTGGAGTAGCGGATATTGACAGGCATATGTACATGGCTGGTGTTGCTGATCCTGATGTTATAATCCGTACTTCTGGAGGAACTCGCTTGAGCAACTTTCTTTTGTGGCAGAGCGCACATTGTCTTCTATATTCACCTCGGGCGCTATGGCCTGAGATAAGCTTCTGGCATTTGGTATTGGCAATTATTTACTTTCAGAGGAACTACTTTTATGTGAAGGAGAAAAAGAAACAGGCATAA
- the LOC107780145 gene encoding uncharacterized protein LOC107780145: MSSSSDQLPPLTLRTVSISYSELRDRNADLSAKIEQGFGPNGFGILSISEVPGYSLWRKNLLQLGPRLANLPEDVKMELEDPNSRYNFGWSHGKEKLESGKLDLLKGSFYANPILDVPTTEQSLIERYPSYCGSNIWPRKVLPELETAFKTLGKLILDVGLLLAYHCDRYAMLEGTEGGLERTLVRSRCHKGRFLYYFPAQHGQRTADAHDSMSSWCGWHTDHGSLTGLTRGMFSRNGVGVVCPDSAAGLYIRTRTGEIVKVEYGEDEIAYQIGETTEILSSGRLCATPHCVRAPEGEGDAAAGVDRTTFALFMQPDWDQKLNFPEELHIHQELIQSNRSLTFGEYTEKLLDKYYHLKM, from the coding sequence ATGAGCTCGTCCTCCGATCAACTTCCGCCACTTACACTTCGCACTGTTTCTATATCATACTCCGAACTCAGGGACAGAAACGCTGATTTATCGGCAAAAATAGAACAAGGTTTTGGGCCAAATGGTTTTGGAATTCTCTCCATATCAGAGGTTCCAGGTTATTCATTATGGCGTAAGAATCTCCTCCAACTTGGGCCCAGGTTAGCCAACCTTCCCGAAGATGTGAAAATGGAACTTGAAGACCCTAATAGTAGGTATAATTTTGGATGGAGTCATGGAAAAGAAAAACTCGAATCAGGAAAATTAGATCTTTTAAAAGGATCTTTCTATGCAAATCCAATACTAGATGTACCTACAACAGAGCAATCCTTAATTGAACGGTATCCATCATATTGCGGGTCAAATATTTGGCCTCGTAAGGTTTTGCCCGAATTggaaacagcatttaaaaccctTGGAAAGTTGATACTTGATGTAGGATTGCTCTTAGCTTATCATTGTGATCGCTATGCAATGCTAGAGGGTACTGAAGGCGGACTTGAACGTACACTAGTTCGCTCTAGATGTCATAAAGGTCGttttctttactattttccaGCGCAGCATGGGCAACGGACTGCTGATGCCCATGATTCCATGTCATCATGGTGCGGATGGCATACAGATCATGGTTCACTTACAGGTCTTACACGTGGCATGTTTTCGAGAAATGGTGTAGGAGTAGTTTGCCCTGATAGTGCTGCTGGCCTTTACATAAGAACGCGAACAGGTGAAATAGTTAAAGTGGAGTATGGGGAGGATGAAATAGCATACCAAATAGGTGAAACAACTGAGATCCTCTCAAGTGGTCGGCTTTGTGCGACACCACATTGTGTTCGGGCACCAGAGGGTGAGGGTGATGCTGCAGCTGGTGTTGATCGTACAACGTTTGCATTATTTATGCAACCTGATTGGGACCAAAAGCTTAATTTTCCAGAGGAGTTGCATATTCATCAGGAATTGATTCAATCCAATCGATCTCTTACTTTTGGAGAATACACTGAGAAGCTCCTTGACAAGTACTACCACCTCAAGATGTAA
- the LOC107780144 gene encoding pentatricopeptide repeat-containing protein At2g13600-like, with the protein MAKKTFLFQNLVTCNLFSLPNSTPFAEILDSCINSKSQHVVRAVHGQILKTHFSSEVFINNKLIDAYGKCGEFEYAKKVFDKMPQKNTFTWNSMINAYTASRLLVEAEELFYLMPEPDQCSWNLMVSSFAQCELFDSSIVYFARMHKEDFVLNEYAYGSGLSTCAGLRDLKMGTQIHASVAKSKYSNNVYTGSTLIDMYAKTGNVDCATKVFNEMSECNVVSWNSLISCYEQNGPASNALEIFARMMDFGYKPDEKTLASVVSACASLGAIREGKEIHARIVKSNKLRDDLIICNALVDMYSKFGRIDEARWIFDKMPVRSVVSHTCLVSGYARVASVKTARAMFSGMIERNVVSWNALIAGYTQNGDNEEALNLFLMLKGESVWPTHYTFGNLLNACANLADLKLGRQAHAHILKHGFRFQNGPESDVFVGNALIDMYMKCGSVEDGSCVFTKMLDRDWVSWNAVIVGYAQNGHAIEALETFKVMLVYGEKPDHVTMIGVLCACSHAGLVEEGRQHFYSMSTEHGLSPLKDHYTCMVDLLGRAGCLAEAKDLIESMPMSPDSVVWGSLLAACKIHREIELGKYVAEKLLEIDPTNSGPYVLLSNMYAEQGKWQDVKMVRKLMRERGVVKQPGCSWIAIESQVHIFMVKDRRHMQKKEIYLILNTLTKLMKLSGYVPNVGHLTADEEQAMSDSSLSEELEEPILAAVA; encoded by the coding sequence ATGGCAAAGAAgacatttttatttcaaaatctcGTTACTTGCAACCTCTTTTCGCTCCCAAACTCTACACCGTTCGCAGAGATTCTAGACTCTTGCATCAATTCCAAGTCCCAACATGTCGTACGCGCTGTCCATGGCCAAATTCTCAAGACCCATTTCAGTTCAGAGGTTTTCATCAACAACAAGCTAATTGACGCTTATGGGAAATGCGGTGAATTCGAGTATGCCAagaaggtgtttgataaaatgccccaAAAGAATACCTTCACTTGGAACTCTATGATAAATGCTTATACAGCATCAAGATTGCTTGTTGAGGCCGAGGAACTCTTTTACTTAATGCCTGAGCCTGATCAATGCTCTTGGAACTTGATGGTGTCAAGCTTTGCTCAATGTGAATTGTTTGATTCGTCGATAGTGTATTTTGCGAGAATGCACAAAGAAGATTTTGTTTTGAATGAGTATGCTTATGGTAGTGGTTTAAGTACTTGTGCAGGTTTAAGGGACTTGAAAATGGGAACTCAGATTCATGCCTCGGTTGCTAAATCCAAGTATTCAAACAATGTTTACACGGGTTCTACGCTTATTGATATGTATGCGAAAACGGGCAATGTGGATTGTGCAACAAAGGTGTTTAATGAGATGAGTGAGTGTAATGTGGTGTCGTGGAATAGTTTAATTTCTTGTTATGAGCAAAATGGGCCAGCAAGCAATGCACTTGAGATATTTGCTAGGATGATGGACTTTGGGTATAAACCGGATGAGAAGACTTTGGCAAGTGTAGTAAGTGCTTGTGCGAGTTTGGGTGCAATAAGAGAAGGTAAGGAAATTCATGCCCGGATTGTGAAGTCGAATAAGCTTAGGGATGATCTTATTATATGCAATGCATTGGTTGATATGTATTCAAAGTTTGGGCGAATTGATGAAGCTAGGTGGATTTTCGATAAGATGCCAGTCAGAAGCGTGGTGTCACACACCTGTTTAGTAAGTGGTTATGCGAGAGTTGCAAGTGTGAAGACTGCAAGAGCCATGTTTTCGGGGATGATTGAAAGGAATGTTGTGTCTTGGAATGCTCTTATTGCTGGATACACACAGAACGGGGACAATGAGGAGGCATTAAATCTGTTTCTTATGCTAAAAGGAGAGTCTGTTTGGCCAACTCATTATACATTTGGGAATCTCCTCAATGCATGTGCAAATTTAGCTGACCTGAAGCTTGGTAGGCAGGCTCATGCACATATTTTGAAGCACGGATTTCGTTTTCAGAATGGACCTGAGTCTGATGTTTTTGTGGGAAATGCTCTCATAGACATGTATATGAAATGTGGATCAGTTGAAGATGGTAGCTGTGTATTCACAAAAATGCTGGACAGAGACTGGGTTTCGTGGAATGCTGTAATAGTTGGATATGCACAAAATGGGCATGCTATTGAAGCTCTTGAAACTTTCAAGGTTATGCTGGTATACGGAGAGAAGCCAGACCATGTGACTATGATTGGGGTTCTTTGTGCATGTAGTCATGCAGGATTGGTTGAGGAGGGGCGTCAACATTTCTATTCCATGAGCACAGAGCATGGGTTGTCACCGTTGAAGGACCACTACACATGCATGGTCGATTTACTTGGCAGGGCTGGTTGCTTAGCAGAGGCAAAGGATTTGATTGAATCCATGCCAATGTCTCCTGATAGTGTGGTATGGGGGTCTTTGCTCGCTGCATGTAAAATTCACAGGGAAATTGAGTTGGGAAAGTATGTGGCTGAGAAGCTTCTGGAGATTGATCCTACAAATTCTGGCCCCTATGTTCTTCTATCAAACATGTATGCTGAACAGGGGAAATGGCAAGATGTCAAAATGGTCCGAAAACTTATGAGAGAGCGTGGCGTTGTTAAACAGCCTGGTTGCAGTTGGATTGCAATAGAAAGCCAGGTTCATATTTTCATGGTAAAAGATAGGAGACATATGCAGAAAAAAGAGATATATCTGATATTGAATACACTAACTAAACTGATGAAGCTCTCTGGCTATGTCCCGAATGTTGGTCATTTGACTGCTGATGAGGAGCAGGCCATGTCAGATTCTTCCTTATCTGAAGAATTAGAAGAGCCTATACTTGCTGCCGTTGCATGA